The proteins below come from a single Brevundimonas sp. LM2 genomic window:
- a CDS encoding ComEC/Rec2 family competence protein, whose translation MTPQTLPLISLLLAGMAAPAWAQALDSQIGAPLRPWREGEIDIHHINTGRGEAQLLILPDGTSLLVDMSGKTPERPPFSLPTRPDSSRAPGEWVARYVRRVLPPEAEGVDYALISHFHGDHMGAIVEDSPWAANRAYRLSGITDIAEHLPIAKVIDRAWPDYDYPRPIADRTVNNYRAFLAWQTQHTGLEVERFQPGRADQLVLKYDARVYPQFQIRNLYANGVLWTGQGDATRNLFPPVETWPEDDQPDENKFSIAFRISYGPFDYFTGGDLSSINEETALAPPAWGDVEPLVGHAAGPVDAMKANHHGSWDSNSIPFLAALRPRVIVIGSRADGHPSVNTWRRMTSRRVWPGDRDIFVTNVSTATATTTYGIAETAKSTQGHVVIRVDEGGASFRVFVLDDATEDMRVNAAFGPYLSR comes from the coding sequence ATGACACCCCAAACACTTCCGCTAATTTCCCTTCTTCTCGCCGGCATGGCCGCCCCCGCGTGGGCCCAGGCTCTCGATTCCCAAATCGGCGCACCTCTGCGACCTTGGCGGGAGGGCGAGATCGATATTCACCACATCAACACGGGACGGGGAGAAGCTCAGCTGCTGATCCTGCCCGACGGCACCAGCCTCCTGGTGGATATGAGCGGCAAGACCCCGGAACGACCGCCCTTCTCGCTGCCGACCCGGCCGGACAGTTCCCGCGCTCCGGGTGAGTGGGTGGCGCGCTATGTGCGGCGCGTCCTGCCGCCAGAGGCGGAGGGCGTCGATTATGCCCTGATCAGCCATTTCCACGGCGACCACATGGGCGCGATCGTCGAGGATTCGCCCTGGGCCGCAAACAGAGCCTATCGCTTGAGCGGTATCACCGACATTGCAGAGCATCTGCCGATCGCGAAGGTGATCGACCGAGCCTGGCCTGACTACGACTATCCCCGCCCGATTGCGGACCGCACGGTGAACAATTACCGCGCCTTCCTTGCCTGGCAGACCCAGCACACCGGTCTAGAGGTCGAGCGATTTCAGCCTGGCCGCGCCGATCAACTGGTGCTGAAGTACGATGCCCGTGTCTATCCCCAGTTCCAGATCCGCAATCTCTATGCAAACGGAGTTCTGTGGACCGGGCAGGGCGACGCGACGCGCAACCTGTTTCCGCCCGTCGAGACCTGGCCTGAAGACGATCAGCCTGACGAGAACAAGTTCAGCATTGCCTTCCGCATCAGCTACGGCCCGTTCGACTATTTTACCGGCGGCGACCTATCCTCAATCAATGAGGAGACAGCGCTGGCCCCGCCGGCGTGGGGCGATGTGGAGCCGCTGGTTGGACATGCCGCCGGTCCCGTCGATGCCATGAAGGCCAACCATCACGGAAGCTGGGATTCCAACAGCATCCCATTTCTCGCCGCGCTTCGTCCCAGGGTGATTGTCATCGGATCTCGGGCCGATGGGCACCCGTCCGTAAACACTTGGCGGCGGATGACCTCGCGAAGAGTGTGGCCGGGTGACCGCGACATCTTCGTCACCAATGTCTCGACAGCGACCGCCACGACGACCTACGGCATCGCCGAGACGGCCAAGAGCACCCAGGGCCATGTCGTCATCCGTGTGGATGAGGGCGGTGCCAGCTTTCGCGTTTTCGTGCTGGACGATGCGACGGAAGACATGCGCGTCAATGCTGCCTTCGGCCCCTACTTGAGCCGCTGA
- a CDS encoding efflux transporter outer membrane subunit — protein MRHAGTLTGLILAATAPLYVACAVGPEAPQVKIPSAGTGPFVGAVNPAVAAVEARDDWWRLYDDPTLDGLIRQAFARNNELEAAVANLEAVRASLSETRVARLPATSVSGRLERGRGSAGTVSGLASGGVLPTVDTADLGIQAGYEIDLFSRIEATVRAARADARAAEAALATVQVTVAAETTRAYADICSANAQISVVDRTLDLQRDTVGTTRALLAEGVGTELDVAGARAALAQTEANLPTLRAARNAALFRLATLTGVTPGEASDAAAACVRPPRLSRPIPVGDGAALLARRPDVRQAEANLAAAAARVNVATSSLYPRISLGGSAGVAGSGLGELANSEGFRFSLGPLIDWSFPNVLAARAQIRAADSRSDAALATFDQTVLTALEETETALSNYAHELDRRATLNEARDQAARAASLSRQSFDAGVESFLVVLDAERTLAAADSALAQSDALVTTYQIALFRALAGGWQPEI, from the coding sequence ATGCGTCATGCCGGAACGCTGACCGGTCTGATCCTGGCAGCCACCGCCCCGCTGTACGTCGCCTGTGCGGTGGGACCCGAAGCCCCGCAGGTGAAGATCCCATCCGCCGGCACGGGTCCCTTCGTCGGTGCCGTCAACCCGGCGGTCGCCGCGGTGGAGGCCCGAGACGACTGGTGGCGGCTCTACGACGATCCGACCCTCGACGGCCTCATCCGCCAGGCCTTCGCCCGTAACAATGAGCTTGAAGCCGCTGTCGCCAATCTGGAGGCGGTGCGCGCCTCGCTGTCCGAGACGCGCGTCGCACGTCTTCCCGCGACGTCGGTCAGCGGTCGGCTGGAGCGGGGCCGCGGGTCGGCCGGAACGGTGTCCGGCCTGGCATCGGGCGGCGTCTTGCCCACGGTCGACACGGCCGACCTTGGCATCCAGGCCGGCTATGAAATCGATCTGTTCAGCCGGATCGAGGCGACCGTCCGCGCCGCCCGGGCAGACGCACGGGCGGCCGAAGCGGCGCTCGCCACAGTCCAGGTGACGGTCGCGGCCGAGACCACCCGCGCTTACGCCGACATCTGTTCGGCCAACGCCCAGATCTCCGTCGTGGACCGAACGCTCGATCTGCAGCGCGACACGGTCGGAACGACGCGGGCGCTGCTTGCCGAAGGCGTGGGCACGGAGCTGGACGTCGCCGGAGCCCGCGCCGCGCTGGCGCAGACGGAGGCGAACCTGCCGACCCTGCGCGCCGCCCGAAACGCGGCGTTGTTCCGCCTTGCGACCCTGACGGGCGTTACGCCCGGCGAAGCCAGCGACGCGGCCGCAGCCTGCGTCCGCCCGCCGCGACTAAGCCGTCCGATCCCGGTTGGCGACGGTGCCGCCCTGCTGGCGCGTCGTCCGGATGTGCGTCAGGCCGAGGCGAACCTCGCCGCGGCCGCCGCCCGTGTCAACGTGGCCACATCCAGCCTCTATCCGCGCATCAGCCTCGGCGGATCTGCCGGGGTCGCAGGATCCGGACTGGGCGAACTGGCAAACAGTGAGGGTTTCCGCTTCAGCCTCGGACCGCTGATCGACTGGTCGTTTCCGAATGTTCTCGCAGCCCGCGCCCAGATCAGGGCCGCCGACAGCCGATCGGACGCGGCCTTGGCCACCTTCGACCAGACCGTACTCACGGCTCTCGAGGAAACGGAAACGGCGCTTAGCAACTACGCCCATGAGCTGGACCGGCGCGCGACCCTTAACGAAGCTCGCGATCAGGCCGCCCGGGCCGCGAGCCTGTCGCGTCAGAGCTTCGACGCGGGCGTCGAGAGTTTCCTCGTGGTTTTGGACGCTGAACGGACCCTGGCCGCGGCGGACTCGGCCCTCGCTCAGTCGGACGCGCTTGTGACGACCTATCAGATCGCCCTGTTTCGAGCGCTCGCGGGCGGCTGGCAGCCGGAAATCTGA